In Gossypium raimondii isolate GPD5lz chromosome 12, ASM2569854v1, whole genome shotgun sequence, a single window of DNA contains:
- the LOC105762537 gene encoding LOW QUALITY PROTEIN: protein LURP-one-related 4 (The sequence of the model RefSeq protein was modified relative to this genomic sequence to represent the inferred CDS: inserted 2 bases in 1 codon), with amino-acid sequence MANKVHPQASVSDPSPAGRQTFTVWMKSLVCHTNGCTVFDSKGDIVYRVENYDSKGGXVMDLQGNILYSILSKKLQIFGCWNGYRVGTNKEQPCFTVKKCYSIVRREIACQVTVGFNTYWIVRLGLKNQGFKILNITGDIVAEVKQKQVSSGVVLGEDVLALEVEPCMDHSLIVALVTVYGLINRRL; translated from the exons ATGGCTAATAAGGTTCATCCTCAAGCATCCGTTTCAGATCCATCTCCAGCTGGAAGACAAACATTCACCGTTTGGATGAAATCACTGGTATGCCACACCAATGGTTGCACCGTTTTCGATTCCAAAGGTGACATCGTATATCGTGTCGAAAACTACGACAGCAAAGGTGG TGTCATGGACCTGCAAGGCAATATCCTCTATTCTATACTAAGCAAG AAGCTTCAAATCTTTGGATGTTGGAACGGGTATAGAGTGGGCACAAACAAGGAACAGCCATGCTTTACAGTTAAGAAGTGCTACAGTATTGTCCGGAGAGAAATAGCTTGTCAGGTTACTGTGGGGTTTAACACGTACTGGATAGTGAGGTTAGGTCTCAAGAACCAAGGGTTTAAGATACTCAACATAACTGGAGATATTGTAGCAGAG GTGAAGCAAAAGCAGGTATCAAGTGGGGTGGTGTTAGGAGAGGATGTATTAGCTTTGGAGGTGGAACCCTGTATGGATCATTCCCTAATCGTTGCTCTTGTCACCGTTTATGGATTGATCAATCGGAGATTGTAG
- the LOC105765216 gene encoding heavy metal-associated isoprenylated plant protein 12 yields the protein MAAQKVVLKIMTMNDEKTKKKAIEAVANIYGVDSIAADVKEQKLIVIGEMDTVAIAKKLKKIGKVDIVTVGPAKEEKKDDKKDDKKDEKKDEKKDEKK from the exons ATGGCGGCGCAG AAGGTGGTATTGAAAATCATGACCATGAATGACGAAAAGACAAAAAAGAAAGCTATAGAGGCTGTTGCCAACATATATG GGGTTGATTCAATCGCGGCAGATGTGAAGGAGCAAAAGTTGATAGTCATAGGGGAGATGGACACGGTTGCCATTGCCAAAAAACTCAAGAAAATAGGGAAAGTAGACATTGTTACAGTGGGACCTGctaaagaagagaagaaagatgaCAAAAAAGACGacaagaaagatgaaaagaaagacGAAAAGAAGGATGAAAAGAAATGA
- the LOC105765209 gene encoding cysteine--tRNA ligase 2, cytoplasmic isoform X1, whose protein sequence is MDPSKQETNQKKASKTMAEKETQEFQFVVYNTMTQQKEVFKPKTPGKVRMYVCGVTAYDFSHLGHARAAVSFDVLYRYLKYLGYEVTYVRNFTDVDDKIIRRANETGEDPISLSDRYCKEYNIDMSDLQCLSPTHEPRVSDHMEQIKDMITQIINKDFGYVVDGDVFFAVDKFPNYGKLSGQKLENNRAGERVAVDSRKRNPSDFALWKAAKPGEPSWDSPWGPGRPGWHIECSAMSAHYLSFKFDIHGGGLDLIFPHHENEIAQSCAACEESDVSYWMHNGHVTNNNEKMSKSLGNFFTIRQITERYHPLALRYFLINAHYRSPLNYSVVQLEGASDAVFYIYQTLKDCQDALLQLQEEMPNDGKPARISPDAKECISKLRNEFQVKMSDDLSTSLILTGAFLEALKLVNNLLTMLKKKQQKQQRLLVIQSLKEVEKEVTKILDVLGLQLPCSYNEVLLQLKEKALTRAGLVEDDVIRLINERAEVRRNKDFLKSDQMRAHLQAKGIALMDVGTETIWRPCVPVQQESGIVPSEGQKVPPKPETAEECRS, encoded by the exons ATGGATCCCTCAAAGCAagaaacaaaccaaaaaaaagcTTCTAAAACAATGGCTGAGAAGGAAACCCAAGAATTCCAATTTGTTGTTTACAATACCATGACTCAGCAAAAAGAGGTTTTCAAGCCCAAAACCCCTGGAAAAGTTCGCATGTATGTCTGCGGTGTCACTGCCTATGATTTCAGTCACCTTGGCCATGCTCGTGCTGCCGTTTCCTTTGATGTCCTTTACAG GTACCTTAAGTATTTGGGTTATGAGGTTACTTATGTCAGGAATTTTACTGATGTTGATGATAAG ATAATCCGTCGTGCCAATGAGACTGGAGAAGATCCAATAAGTTTGAGTGATCGGTACTGTAAAGAATATAATATAGATATGAGTGATCTACAGTGCCTTTCTCCAACACATGAGCCGCGCGTTTCTGATCAcatggagcagatcaaagatatGATAACTCAG ATTATAAACAAAGACTTTGGATATGTTGTTGACGGCGATGTGTTTTTTGCTGTTGATAAATTCCCAAATTATGGCAAGTTATCTGGGCAGAAGCTGGAAAACAATAGAGCGGGTGAACGTGTTGCTGTTGACTCAAGGAAGCGTAATCCTTCCGACTTTGCATTATGGAAG GCTGCAAAGCCAGGTGAGCCATCTTGGGACAGCCCATGGGGACCTGGACGACCTGGGTGGCACATAGAATGTAGTGCAATGAGTGCACATTATTTAAGCTTCAAATTTGACATTCATGGAGGTGGGCTTGATTTGATTTTTCCTCaccatgaaaatgaaattgcTCAAAGTTGTGCTGCATGCGAAGAGAGTGATGTAAGTTATTGGATGCACAATGGGCATGTTACTAATAACAATGAGAAGATGTCAAAATCTTTGggtaactttttcacaattcgCCAG ATTACTGAGAGATATCATCCACTGGCTTTGCGATACTTCTTGATAAATGCACACTATCGTTCTCCTCTCAATTACTCCGTTGTTCAGTTGGAAGGTGCATCAGATGCTGTTTTTTACATATATCAG ACTTTGAAAGATTGTCAAGATGCTCTATTGCAACTACAAGAAGAAATGCCCAACGATGGCAAACCAGCTCGGATTAGTCCGGACGCCAAGGAATGCATTAGCAAGCTCCGCAATGAGTTCCAGGTGAAAATGTCAGATGACTTGAGCACTTCACTTATACTGACTGGTGCCTTTCTAGAAGCTTTGAAGTTGGTAAACAATTTGTTGACCATGCTAAAG AAGAAGCAGCAAAAGCAACAAAGATTATTGGTAATTCAATCCCTTAAAGAGGTTGAGAAAGAAGTTACGAAAATTTTGGATGTTCTTGGATTGCAGCTACCTTGCTCTTATAACGAG GTTTTGCTGCAATTAAAGGAGAAAGCATTAACGAGAGCGGGGTTGGTGGAAGATGATGTGATTCGTCTAATTAACGAACGAGCTGAAGTGAGGAGAAACAAAGACTTCTTGAAAAGTGATCAGATGAGAGCTCATTTGCAAGCTAAGGGCATTGCACTCATGGATGTAGGCACGGAAACAATTTGGAGACCTTGTGTTCCTGTTCAACAAGAATCGGGAATAGTGCCATCAGAGGGCCAGAAGGTCCCTCCCAAGCCTGAAACTGCAGAAGAATGCAGATCTTGA
- the LOC105765209 gene encoding cysteine--tRNA ligase 2, cytoplasmic isoform X2, which yields MSDLQCLSPTHEPRVSDHMEQIKDMITQIINKDFGYVVDGDVFFAVDKFPNYGKLSGQKLENNRAGERVAVDSRKRNPSDFALWKAAKPGEPSWDSPWGPGRPGWHIECSAMSAHYLSFKFDIHGGGLDLIFPHHENEIAQSCAACEESDVSYWMHNGHVTNNNEKMSKSLGNFFTIRQITERYHPLALRYFLINAHYRSPLNYSVVQLEGASDAVFYIYQTLKDCQDALLQLQEEMPNDGKPARISPDAKECISKLRNEFQVKMSDDLSTSLILTGAFLEALKLVNNLLTMLKKKQQKQQRLLVIQSLKEVEKEVTKILDVLGLQLPCSYNEVLLQLKEKALTRAGLVEDDVIRLINERAEVRRNKDFLKSDQMRAHLQAKGIALMDVGTETIWRPCVPVQQESGIVPSEGQKVPPKPETAEECRS from the exons ATGAGTGATCTACAGTGCCTTTCTCCAACACATGAGCCGCGCGTTTCTGATCAcatggagcagatcaaagatatGATAACTCAG ATTATAAACAAAGACTTTGGATATGTTGTTGACGGCGATGTGTTTTTTGCTGTTGATAAATTCCCAAATTATGGCAAGTTATCTGGGCAGAAGCTGGAAAACAATAGAGCGGGTGAACGTGTTGCTGTTGACTCAAGGAAGCGTAATCCTTCCGACTTTGCATTATGGAAG GCTGCAAAGCCAGGTGAGCCATCTTGGGACAGCCCATGGGGACCTGGACGACCTGGGTGGCACATAGAATGTAGTGCAATGAGTGCACATTATTTAAGCTTCAAATTTGACATTCATGGAGGTGGGCTTGATTTGATTTTTCCTCaccatgaaaatgaaattgcTCAAAGTTGTGCTGCATGCGAAGAGAGTGATGTAAGTTATTGGATGCACAATGGGCATGTTACTAATAACAATGAGAAGATGTCAAAATCTTTGggtaactttttcacaattcgCCAG ATTACTGAGAGATATCATCCACTGGCTTTGCGATACTTCTTGATAAATGCACACTATCGTTCTCCTCTCAATTACTCCGTTGTTCAGTTGGAAGGTGCATCAGATGCTGTTTTTTACATATATCAG ACTTTGAAAGATTGTCAAGATGCTCTATTGCAACTACAAGAAGAAATGCCCAACGATGGCAAACCAGCTCGGATTAGTCCGGACGCCAAGGAATGCATTAGCAAGCTCCGCAATGAGTTCCAGGTGAAAATGTCAGATGACTTGAGCACTTCACTTATACTGACTGGTGCCTTTCTAGAAGCTTTGAAGTTGGTAAACAATTTGTTGACCATGCTAAAG AAGAAGCAGCAAAAGCAACAAAGATTATTGGTAATTCAATCCCTTAAAGAGGTTGAGAAAGAAGTTACGAAAATTTTGGATGTTCTTGGATTGCAGCTACCTTGCTCTTATAACGAG GTTTTGCTGCAATTAAAGGAGAAAGCATTAACGAGAGCGGGGTTGGTGGAAGATGATGTGATTCGTCTAATTAACGAACGAGCTGAAGTGAGGAGAAACAAAGACTTCTTGAAAAGTGATCAGATGAGAGCTCATTTGCAAGCTAAGGGCATTGCACTCATGGATGTAGGCACGGAAACAATTTGGAGACCTTGTGTTCCTGTTCAACAAGAATCGGGAATAGTGCCATCAGAGGGCCAGAAGGTCCCTCCCAAGCCTGAAACTGCAGAAGAATGCAGATCTTGA
- the LOC105765217 gene encoding heavy metal-associated isoprenylated plant protein 39, with protein sequence MTMNDEKTKKKAIEAVADIYGVDSIAADVKEQKLTVIGEMDTVAIAKKLKKIGKVDIVTVGPAKEEKKDEKKTKRRVKKRNDYQNLKLVLSAFFL encoded by the exons ATGACCATGAACGACGAAAAGACAAAAAAGAAAGCTATAGAGGCTGTTGCCGACATATATG GGGTTGACTCAATCGCGGCAGATGTGAAGGAGCAAAAGTTGACAGTCATAGGGGAGATGGACACGGTTGCCATTGCCAAAAAACTCAAGAAAATAGGGAAAGTAGACATTGTTACGGTGGGACCTGctaaagaagagaagaaagatgaaaagaagaCGAAAAGAAGggtgaaaaaaagaaatgattaTCAAAATTTGAAGCTTGTATTGTCggctttttttttataa
- the LOC105765211 gene encoding uncharacterized protein LOC105765211 encodes MFSKESMLQRSGLARHFFEKPSWRPPPLKRKTPTTTAFLVLTVFLMAAFVTYSSWIDTSGVFLEHSTDKTVVISEKPKVAVRRIEIPLKCTKNKNQTQTCPKNYYPKTFRAEDIDPSSNPVCPDYFRWIHEDLRPWKTSGITRDMVERANRTATFHLVVKGGKAYVKNFRKAIQTRDVFTIWGILQLLRKYPGKLPDLEIMFDTEDRPVIKSRDYKGPNATAPPPLFRYCGDKETLDIVFPDWSFWGWAEINIKPWDSILKDIKEGKKREWIDREPYAYWKGNPFVDEKRQDLLKCNVTGQQDWNARLFIQDWILESQQGFKQSNVADQCTYRYKIYIEGYAWSVSEKYILACDSVTLIVQPEFYDFFMRSMQPVEHYWPIRNDDKCRSLKFAVDWGNNHKKKAHEIGKAASSFMQEQLKMDYIYDYMYHLLNEYAKLLKFKPRIPEGAMELCSEVMACQAEGLEGRKKKFMMESLVKGPSITNPCTLPPPYDSRALAVFLRRKNNSILQVKKWEKGYWESLNKQ; translated from the exons atgttcagTAAGGAATCCATGCTGCAGAGATCTGGTCTGGCTAGACATTTCTTTGAGAAACCTTCATGGCGGCCTCCtccattgaaaagaaaaactccaACTACCACTGCTTTTCTTGTCTTAACCGTTTTTCTCATGGCTGCTTTTGTTACATATTCCTCATGGATTGACACT TCTGGGGTTTTTCTCGAGCATTCAACGGACAAGACTGTGGTAATATCAGAGAAACCAAAAGTTGCAGTACGGAGGATTGAAATCCCACTGAAatgcaccaaaaataaaaaccagaCACAAACATGTCCAAAGAATTATTACCCCAAGACATTCCGAGCAGAAGACATTGACCCTTCATCAAACCCTGTTTGCCCTGATTATTTCAGATGGATCCACGAAGATTTACGGCCCTGGAAAACATCGGGGATCACCCGGGACATGGTGGAAAGAGCTAACAGAACAGCCACATTTCACCTCGTAGTCAAAGGAGGAAAAGCCTACGTTAAAAACTTCAGAAAAGCCATTCAAACAAGAGATGTTTTCACCATCTGGGGCATCTTACAACTCCTCAGGAAGTACCCCGGAAAGCTACCGGACCTTGAAATCATGTTCGACACTGAAGATAGGCCGGTGATTAAATCAAGGGACTACAAAGGACCGAATGCAACAGCCCCACCACCATTGTTTCGCTACTGTGGAGATAAAGAAACTTTGGATATAGTCTTCCCTGATTGGTCCTTCTGGGGATG GGCTGAGATAAATATAAAGCCATGGGACAGCATATTGAAAGATATTAAAGAGGGAAAGAAGAGGGAATGGATAGATAGGGAACCATATGCCTACTGGAAAGGGAATCCATTTGTGGACGAGAAAAGGCAGGACCTTCTTAAATGCAATGTCACTGGTCAACAGGACTGGAATGCTCGCCTGTTTATCCAG GACTGGATCCTTGAAAGCCAGCAAGGTTTTAAACAATCCAACGTTGCAGATCAATGCACATATAG GTACAAGATCTACATTGAAGGGTATGCATGGTCTGTTAGTGAAAAATACATTCTGGCCTGTGATTCTGTTACATTGATTGTACAGCCTGAGTTCTATGATTTCTTCATGAGAAGCATGCAGCCTGTGGAGCATTACTGGCCTATAAGGAATGATGACAAATGCAGATCCCTTAAGTTTGCTGTGGACTGGGGCAACAATCACAAAAAGAAG GCACATGAAATAGGAAAAGCAGCCAGTAGCTTTATGCAGGAGCAGCTAAAAATGGACTACATTTATGATTACATGTATCATTTGTTAAATGAGTATGCCAAGTTGTTGAAATTTAAGCCAAGAATACCTGAAGGAGCCATGGAGTTGTGCTCAGAGGTAATGGCTTGTCAAGCAGAAGGGCTCGAAGGGCGAAAAAAGAAGTTCATGATGGAATCATTGGTGAAAGGTCCTTCAATCACAAATCCGTGTACCTTGCCACCTCCTTATGACAGTCGAGCTCTTGCAGTATTTCTCAGAAGAAAAAATAACTCAATATTGCAAGTGAAGAAATGGGAGAAAGGTTATTGGGAAAGTCTCAACAAGCAGTAG
- the LOC105765212 gene encoding serine racemase encodes MEVNKEKYAADLSSIKEARARISSFINKTPLMTSESLDAISGRRLFFKCECFQKGGAFKFRGACNAIFSLDDQQAAKGVVTHSSGNHAAALALAAKLRGITSYIVIPKNAPQCKVQNVVRYGGQVIWSETTIKSREETATTVQQETGAALIHPYNDGRIISGQGTISLELLEQAPHIDTIIVPISGGGLISGVALAAKSINPAIRVLAAEPKGANDAAQSKAAGRIVTLPETNTVADGLRAFLGEFTWPIVRDLVDDVITVDDTEIIKAMRLCYEILKVAVEPSGAIGLAAVLSDSFRTNPAWKDCNQIGIILSGGNVDLEVLWNSFSK; translated from the exons ATGGAAGTAAACAAGGAGAAGTATGCTGCTGATCTCTCCTCTATCAAAGAAGCACGGGCGCGCATCAGTTCTTTCATAAACAAAACTCCACTTATGACCTCGGAGTCCCTGGATGCTATTTCTGGAAGGAGGCTGTTCTTCAAGTGTGAATGTTTCCAAAAGGG GGGAGCATTCAAATTCAGAGGTGCTTGCAATGCTATATTTTCACTTGATGATCAGCAGGCTGCTAAGGGAGTTGTAACTCATAGCAG TGGTAACCATGCTGCAGCATTGGCATTGGCTGCAAAGTTACGTGGGATCACTTCATATATAGTTATACCGAAGAATGCTCCGCAGTGCAAAGTTCAGAATGTTGTGCGTTATGGTGGTCAGGTTATATGGAGTGAGACAACAATCAAGTCGAGGGAGGAAACTGCAACCACGGTGCAGCAAGAAACTGGGGCTGCTCTTATACATCCATATAATGATGGGCGCATTATAAG TGGGCAGGGTACCATATCCTTGGAGCTTTTAGAGCAAGCCCCTCATATAGACACTATAATAGTTCCCATCAGTG GAGGTGGCTTGATATCAGGGGTGGCATTGGCTGCCAAGTCTATCAATCCTGCCATTCGAGTTTTGGCCGCTGAACCAAAGGGAGCAAATGATGCAGCTCAATCAAAAGCAGCCGGTAGAATTGTAACCTTACCTGAAACAAATACGGTTGCTGATGGCCTGAGAGCTTTCCTTGGTGAATTCACCTG GCCCATAGTTCGTGATCTCGTCGACGACGTAATAACAGTAGACGATACTGAAATAATCAAAGCAATGAGACTCTGCTATGAGATCCTTAAAGTTGCAGTTGAACCAAGTGGAGCCATAGGCCTAGCAGCTGTCTTATCTGATAGCTTCAGGACCAACCCTGCCTGGAAGGACTGCAACCAAATAGGAATTATACTTTCAGGAGGTAATGTAGATCTTGAAGTGCTGTGGAATTCATTTAGCAAATGA
- the LOC128035541 gene encoding glutathione S-transferase T1-like has product MKLNVYADRISQPSRAVVFFCKVNGIDYEEIKVHIPKGQHLTPECEAINLMQKLPAIADGRFKLFESHAIHIYLAYAFPGVADYWQGCS; this is encoded by the exons atgaagctcAACGTATATGCAGATCGAATTTCTCAGCCATCTCGTGCTGTAGTCTTCTTCTGCAA gGTAAATGGTATAGACTATGAGGAGATCAAAGTCCATATCCCAAAGGGTCAGCATCTAACTCCTGAATGCGAag CAATAAATCTCATGCAAAAGCTGCCTGCCATTGCTGATGGAAGATTTAAGTTGTTTGAGAG CCATGCCATTCATATCTATCTTGCTTATGCGTTTCCTGGAGTTGCAGACTATTG GCAGGGTTGTTCCTGA
- the LOC105765214 gene encoding glutathione S-transferase T1: MKLKVYADRMSQPSRAVIIFCKVNGIDYEEIKVHISKGQHLTPEFAEINPMKQLPAIADGRFKLFESHAILIYLACAFPGVADQWYPADVFKRSKIHSVLDWHHSNLRRGAAPYVFNTTIAPILGRPLNPQAAAEAEIILSSSLSKLESFWLKGNGRFLLGGNQPSIADLSLVCELTQLEVLDEKDRTRLLGPHKKVQQWIENTRNATNPHFDEVHRVIMLAKERQQHQRLKAAKNEGGSNMKKPLVSRM; encoded by the exons ATGAAGCTCAAAGTATATGCAGATCGAATGTCTCAGCCATCTCGTGCTGTCATCATCTTCTGCaa GGTAAATGGTATAGACTATGAGGAGATCAAAGTACATATCTCGAAGGGTCAGCATTTAACTCCTGAATTCGCGG AAATAAATCCCATGAAACAGCTGCCTGCCATTGCTGATGGAAGATTTAAGTTGTTTGAGAG CCATGCCATTCTTATCTATCTTGCTTGCGCATTTCCTGGAGTTGCAGACCAATG GTATCCAGCTGATGTTTTCAAGAGAAGTAAGATACACTCGGTGTTGGATTGGCATCACTCCAACTTACGTCGTGGTGCAG CCCCATATGTTTTCAATACTACAATTGCACCTATACTTGGCCGTCCATTGAATCCACAAGCAGCTGCTGAAGCTGAGATAATTCTGTCCTCATCTCTTTCGAAGCTAGAGTCCTTTTGGCTCAAGGGTAATGGACGTTTTTTGCTAGGCGGGAACCAACCATCCATAGCAGATCTTAGCCTTGTTTGCGAGTTAACGCAACTTGAG GTTTTGGATGAGAAGGATCGCACTAGGTTATTGGGTCCGCACAAGAAAGTGCAGCAATGGATTGAGAACACAAGAAATGCCACAAATCCTCACTTTGATGAAGTACATAGAGTGATCATGCTGGCCAAAGAAAGACAACAACATCAGCGGTTAAAGGCAGCAAAAAATGAAGGCGGATCCAACATGAAAAAGCCGTTGGTTTCTAGAATGTGA
- the LOC105765215 gene encoding probable phospholipid hydroperoxide glutathione peroxidase isoform X1 → MLVRRNLSALAVSASLLLGKRSSPSFNQTLLSFPQISPVYLVSHSIKTGSPRSLVGSLRFDHTMAAQSSKGSVHDFTVKDAKGNDVDLSIYKGKVLLIVNVASQCGLTNSNYTELSKLYEKYKDQGFEILAFPCNQFGGQEPGNNEEILEFACTRFKAEYPIFDKVDVNGENAAPIYKFLKASKGGALGGLLGDDIKWNFAKFLVDKEGHVVDRYAPTTSPISIELIFAEGYKETAWLMFWASSPQALSE, encoded by the exons ATGCTCGTTCGACGAAATCTAAGTGCACTTGCTGTGTCTGCTTCTCTACTTTTAGGAAAGCGTTCCTCACCGAGTTTCAACCAAACCCTTTTGAGTTTTCCACAGATTTCACCAGTTTATCTGGTATCTCACTCGATCAAAACAGGGTCTCCAAGGTCTCTCGTGGGTAGTTTGAGATTTGATCATACTATGGCTGCTCAGTCCTCCAAGGGGTCAGTTCATGACTTCACTGTTAAG GATGCAAAAGGAAATGACGTCGATTTAAGCATTTACAAGGGCAAGGTCCTCTTGATTGTCAATGTTGCATCTCAATG TGGCTTGACCAACTCCAACTACACTGAGCTGAGTAAATTGTATGAGAAATATAAAGATCAAG GTTTCGAGATTCTGGCATTTCCATGTAACCAGTTTGGGGGTCAGGAGCCAGGGAACAATGAAGAAATCTTGGAGTTTGCTTGCACTCGCTTTAAAGCTGAATACCCCATATTTGATAAG GTGGATGTGAATGGCGAGAACGCAGCTCCGATATACAAATTCCTGAAGGCTAGCAAAGGTGGAGCTCTGGGTGGACTTCTGGGGGACGACATCAAGTGGAATTTTGCCAAGTTCCTGGTGGATAAAGAGGGACATGTTGTGGATCGTTATGCCCCCACTACTTCCCCTATTAGCATCGAG TTGATATTTGCAGAAGGATATAAAGAAACTGCTTGGCTGATGTTTTGGGCTTCGTCACCTCAGGCTTTGAGTGAATAA
- the LOC105765215 gene encoding probable phospholipid hydroperoxide glutathione peroxidase isoform X2, producing the protein MLVRRNLSALAVSASLLLGKRSSPSFNQTLLSFPQISPVYLVSHSIKTGSPRSLVGSLRFDHTMAAQSSKGSVHDFTVKDAKGNDVDLSIYKGKVLLIVNVASQCGLTNSNYTELSKLYEKYKDQGFEILAFPCNQFGGQEPGNNEEILEFACTRFKAEYPIFDKVDVNGENAAPIYKFLKASKGGALGGLLGDDIKWNFAKFLVDKEGHVVDRYAPTTSPISIEKDIKKLLG; encoded by the exons ATGCTCGTTCGACGAAATCTAAGTGCACTTGCTGTGTCTGCTTCTCTACTTTTAGGAAAGCGTTCCTCACCGAGTTTCAACCAAACCCTTTTGAGTTTTCCACAGATTTCACCAGTTTATCTGGTATCTCACTCGATCAAAACAGGGTCTCCAAGGTCTCTCGTGGGTAGTTTGAGATTTGATCATACTATGGCTGCTCAGTCCTCCAAGGGGTCAGTTCATGACTTCACTGTTAAG GATGCAAAAGGAAATGACGTCGATTTAAGCATTTACAAGGGCAAGGTCCTCTTGATTGTCAATGTTGCATCTCAATG TGGCTTGACCAACTCCAACTACACTGAGCTGAGTAAATTGTATGAGAAATATAAAGATCAAG GTTTCGAGATTCTGGCATTTCCATGTAACCAGTTTGGGGGTCAGGAGCCAGGGAACAATGAAGAAATCTTGGAGTTTGCTTGCACTCGCTTTAAAGCTGAATACCCCATATTTGATAAG GTGGATGTGAATGGCGAGAACGCAGCTCCGATATACAAATTCCTGAAGGCTAGCAAAGGTGGAGCTCTGGGTGGACTTCTGGGGGACGACATCAAGTGGAATTTTGCCAAGTTCCTGGTGGATAAAGAGGGACATGTTGTGGATCGTTATGCCCCCACTACTTCCCCTATTAGCATCGAG AAGGATATAAAGAAACTGCTTGGCTGA